From the genome of Aquila chrysaetos chrysaetos chromosome 12, bAquChr1.4, whole genome shotgun sequence, one region includes:
- the MPL gene encoding thrombopoietin receptor isoform X5, which translates to MAACLHQGWLLSLLPAVLLSLRSPPAAPEPVTSQDAALLAGVPEDILCFSRSFEDLTCFWDEEEEEAASGMCHFYYWYSRDAPTACAVSTWRRAAGGMRHVCVFPSQDVRLFTQLHLCVLDAITNQAKYQRKLSVDAVGAGSTLHTRHGCSPGGPLGVPQQDWGVPRWGLPQEGKRPGTFPAGLIAPPGNITARWAGAAGQLCVSWQPPLGDYLNFFLYEVQCCPASSPEMPCSTMLDPGGQQPGDPSSQPAISTHAPTAGGATASLGAGQRLVQANTWVVLRDLRPGVRYHIQVRSKPDGTSMDGVWGPWSQAVAAETPRSSGDIGLSCSTPDLQHVRCEWSWDPAEPHGSHQLFYRPPPSRASTREDAWQRCEEVSVGVQGTHACTFQPRAGSAISILVNVTQPHALPTLSYFKEPFWLHQAGESQRHRGPCPCPCLPGGGRSVLCPVPCNTSPSPTVLTDAPQLVQATVSQGQLSLQWLPPLEVLAEQLDYQVRYAVEKSHDWKVLQVPRAARKEVLDLRPGARYHAQVRAQPSGPWYQGSWSAWSKPVVVDAMASAGWIIPSVTVVPLLFTGVLLGLRCTFPSLYSNVKQKLWPPVPDLHRTLGSFLHESSKHGQANTFYKQPPEEAVLPCLLEVLPGPRGEPGAPPPPPPEHAAGRLPGTDIANQSYLLMSGWEPRGPP; encoded by the exons ATGGCAGCCTGCCTGCATCAGGGCTGGCTGCTCTCGCTGCTCcctgctgtcctgctcagcCTCCGTAGCCCTCCAGCGGCCCCTGAGCCGGTGACATCCCAAG ACGCTGCACTGTTGGCGGGGGTGCCTGAGGACATCCTCTGCTTCTCCCGCTCCTTTGAGGACCTCACCTGCTTCtgggatgaagaggaggaggaggcggcgagCGGGATGTGCCACTTCTACTACTGGTACAGCAG GGATGCGCCCACGGCATGCGCAGTGTCCACATGGCGCCGTGCAGCTGGTGGGATGCGGCATGTCTGCGTCTTCCCCAGCCAGGACGTGCGGCTCTTCACCCAGCTCCACCTCTGCGTCCTGGATGCCATCACCAACCAGGCCAAGTACCAGCGGAAGCTCAGCGTGGATGCGGTGG gggctggcagcaccctgCACACCAGGCATGGATGCAGTCCTGGGGGACCGCTGGGTGTCCCGCAGCAGGACTGGGGGGTGCCCAGATGGGGGCTGCCGCAGGAGGGCAAACGCCCCGGCACATTCCCCGCAGGTCTCATCGCCCCCCCGGGAAACATCACGGCccgctgggctggggctgcagggcagctctgcGTGTCGTGGCAGCCACCACTTGGCGACTACCTGAACTTCTTCCTCTACGAGGTGcagtgctgccctgccagctccccagAGATGCCCTGCAGCACCATGTTGGACCCCGgtgggcagcagcctggggatccctccagccagccagccatcaGCACCCACGCACCCACGGCTGGGGGagccacagcctccctgggcgCGGGGCAG AGACTGGTCCAGGCCAACACCTGGGTGGTCCTCCGGGACCTGCGGCCAGGGGTGAGGTACCACATCCAGGTACGCAGCAAGCCTGATGGCACCTCCATGGACGGCGTCTGGGGGCCCTGGTCGCAGGCAGTGGCTGCAGAGACACCCCGCTCCTCTG GAGACATcgggctgagctgcagcacccCTGACCTGCAGCACGTGCGCTGTGAGTGGAGCTGGGACCCTGCAGAGCCCCACGGCTCCCACCAGCTCTTCTACCGTCCGCCTCCAAGCAGGGCCAGCACAAG GGAAGACGCGTGGCAGCGGTGCGAGGAGGTGAGCGTGGGGGTGCAAGGCACCCACGCCTGCACCTTccagcccagggctggcagcgCTATCTCCATCCTGGTGAATGTCACCCAGCCCCACGCGCTGCCCACGCTCAGCTACTTTAAGGAGCCCTTCTGGCTGCACCAGGCCGGTGAGTCCCAGCGCCACCGTGGCCCCTGCCCTTGCCCATGCCTGCCTGGCGGGGGACGCAGCGTCCTATGTCCCGTTCCATGCAACACGTCCCCGTCGCCAACAGTGCTCACAGATGCCCCGCAGCTTGTGCAGGCGACGGTGTCACAGGGCCAGCTGAGCCTGCAGTGGCTGCCGCCCCTGGaggtgctggcagagcagctggaCTACCAGGTCCGCTATGCCGTGGAGAAGAGCCATGACTGGAAG GTCCTACAGGTCCCGCGGGCAGCCAGGAAAGAAGTCCTGGACCTACGGCCAGGCGCCCGCTACCATGCCCAGGTGCGGGCCCAGCCCAGCGGGCCGTGGTACCAGGGCAGCTGGAGCGCCTGGTCCAAACCTGTCGTGGTCGACGCCATGGCCAGCGCGG GCTGGATCATCCCGAGTGTTACGGTGGTGCCGCTGCTCTTCACAGGAGTGCTCCTGGGGCTGCGGtgcaccttcccttccctctacAG CAACGTGAAGCAGAAGCTCTGGCCCCCCGTCCCCGACCTGCACCGCACGCTGGGCAGCTTCCTCCACGAAAGCAGCAAGCACGGCCAG GCCAACACCTTCTACAAGCAGCCGCCGGAGGAGGCcgtcctgccctgcctgctggagGTGCTGCCCGGCccgcggggggagccgggcgcgccgccgccgcctccgccggaGCACGCTGCCGGCCGCCTGCCCGGCACCGACATCGCCAACCAGTCCTACCTGCTCATGAGCGGCTGGGAGCCGCGCGGGCCGCCCTGA
- the MPL gene encoding thrombopoietin receptor isoform X3, which yields MLGGSKATPVLHTSASWGCPLFPDNSNRHPCASKATGAWDGAPAGHDAPVHPCINREGSLLSGAEKPTAPQPLPRLGFQHPPLLRTTHPHTSPEALSLSPGRCSSLSCFRAPSGVSRAGVLPADRRAPSPPPTAGLFWDVCLSQRTPRAEEGGEQWGWPAGSPAASQDPGASQQPARVPCPSPPCQAGGGHLWHVHVRSHAHAAPDAALLAGVPEDILCFSRSFEDLTCFWDEEEEEAASGMCHFYYWYSRDAPTACAVSTWRRAAGGMRHVCVFPSQDVRLFTQLHLCVLDAITNQAKYQRKLSVDAVGLIAPPGNITARWAGAAGQLCVSWQPPLGDYLNFFLYEVQCCPASSPEMPCSTMLDPGGQQPGDPSSQPAISTHAPTAGGATASLGAGQRLVQANTWVVLRDLRPGVRYHIQVRSKPDGTSMDGVWGPWSQAVAAETPRSSGDIGLSCSTPDLQHVRCEWSWDPAEPHGSHQLFYRPPPSRASTREDAWQRCEEVSVGVQGTHACTFQPRAGSAISILVNVTQPHALPTLSYFKEPFWLHQAGESQRHRGPCPCPCLPGGGRSVLCPVPCNTSPSPTVLTDAPQLVQATVSQGQLSLQWLPPLEVLAEQLDYQVRYAVEKSHDWKVLQVPRAARKEVLDLRPGARYHAQVRAQPSGPWYQGSWSAWSKPVVVDAMASAGWIIPSVTVVPLLFTGVLLGLRCTFPSLYSNVKQKLWPPVPDLHRTLGSFLHESSKHGQANTFYKQPPEEAVLPCLLEVLPGPRGEPGAPPPPPPEHAAGRLPGTDIANQSYLLMSGWEPRGPP from the exons ATGCTGGGGGGCAGCAAGGCCACCCCTGTGCTTCACACATCTGCATCTTGGGGCTGTCCACTTTTCCCTGACAACAGCAACAGGCACCCATGTGCCAGCAAAGCTACTGGTGCTTGGGATGGAGCTCCTGCAGGTCATGATGCTCCAGTTCATCCCTGCATCAACAGGGAGGGCAGCTTGCTAAGTGGGGCAGAGAAACCCACAGCCCCCCAACCACTCCCCAGGCTGGGGTTTCAGCATCCCCCCCTGCTCAGGaccacacacccccacaccaGCCCCGAggctctttccctctccccgGGGCGCTGCTCCTCCTTATCTTGCTTCCGCGCACCTTCCGGCgtgagcagggcaggggtgcTTCCCGCCGATCGCCGGGCCCCGAGCCCCCCTCCGACCGCAGGGCTATTTTGGGATGTTTGTTTGTCCCAAAGGACCCCACGTGCTGAGGAGGGTGGGGAGCAGTGGGGCTGGCCGGCAGggagccctgctgccagccaggacCCCGGTGCAAGCCAGCAGCCAGCACGCGTGCCGTGTCCCTCCCCACCGTGCCAAGCTGGTGGAGGGCACCTGTGGCACGTCCACGTCCGCAGCCATGCCCACGCTGCCCCAG ACGCTGCACTGTTGGCGGGGGTGCCTGAGGACATCCTCTGCTTCTCCCGCTCCTTTGAGGACCTCACCTGCTTCtgggatgaagaggaggaggaggcggcgagCGGGATGTGCCACTTCTACTACTGGTACAGCAG GGATGCGCCCACGGCATGCGCAGTGTCCACATGGCGCCGTGCAGCTGGTGGGATGCGGCATGTCTGCGTCTTCCCCAGCCAGGACGTGCGGCTCTTCACCCAGCTCCACCTCTGCGTCCTGGATGCCATCACCAACCAGGCCAAGTACCAGCGGAAGCTCAGCGTGGATGCGGTGG GTCTCATCGCCCCCCCGGGAAACATCACGGCccgctgggctggggctgcagggcagctctgcGTGTCGTGGCAGCCACCACTTGGCGACTACCTGAACTTCTTCCTCTACGAGGTGcagtgctgccctgccagctccccagAGATGCCCTGCAGCACCATGTTGGACCCCGgtgggcagcagcctggggatccctccagccagccagccatcaGCACCCACGCACCCACGGCTGGGGGagccacagcctccctgggcgCGGGGCAG AGACTGGTCCAGGCCAACACCTGGGTGGTCCTCCGGGACCTGCGGCCAGGGGTGAGGTACCACATCCAGGTACGCAGCAAGCCTGATGGCACCTCCATGGACGGCGTCTGGGGGCCCTGGTCGCAGGCAGTGGCTGCAGAGACACCCCGCTCCTCTG GAGACATcgggctgagctgcagcacccCTGACCTGCAGCACGTGCGCTGTGAGTGGAGCTGGGACCCTGCAGAGCCCCACGGCTCCCACCAGCTCTTCTACCGTCCGCCTCCAAGCAGGGCCAGCACAAG GGAAGACGCGTGGCAGCGGTGCGAGGAGGTGAGCGTGGGGGTGCAAGGCACCCACGCCTGCACCTTccagcccagggctggcagcgCTATCTCCATCCTGGTGAATGTCACCCAGCCCCACGCGCTGCCCACGCTCAGCTACTTTAAGGAGCCCTTCTGGCTGCACCAGGCCGGTGAGTCCCAGCGCCACCGTGGCCCCTGCCCTTGCCCATGCCTGCCTGGCGGGGGACGCAGCGTCCTATGTCCCGTTCCATGCAACACGTCCCCGTCGCCAACAGTGCTCACAGATGCCCCGCAGCTTGTGCAGGCGACGGTGTCACAGGGCCAGCTGAGCCTGCAGTGGCTGCCGCCCCTGGaggtgctggcagagcagctggaCTACCAGGTCCGCTATGCCGTGGAGAAGAGCCATGACTGGAAG GTCCTACAGGTCCCGCGGGCAGCCAGGAAAGAAGTCCTGGACCTACGGCCAGGCGCCCGCTACCATGCCCAGGTGCGGGCCCAGCCCAGCGGGCCGTGGTACCAGGGCAGCTGGAGCGCCTGGTCCAAACCTGTCGTGGTCGACGCCATGGCCAGCGCGG GCTGGATCATCCCGAGTGTTACGGTGGTGCCGCTGCTCTTCACAGGAGTGCTCCTGGGGCTGCGGtgcaccttcccttccctctacAG CAACGTGAAGCAGAAGCTCTGGCCCCCCGTCCCCGACCTGCACCGCACGCTGGGCAGCTTCCTCCACGAAAGCAGCAAGCACGGCCAG GCCAACACCTTCTACAAGCAGCCGCCGGAGGAGGCcgtcctgccctgcctgctggagGTGCTGCCCGGCccgcggggggagccgggcgcgccgccgccgcctccgccggaGCACGCTGCCGGCCGCCTGCCCGGCACCGACATCGCCAACCAGTCCTACCTGCTCATGAGCGGCTGGGAGCCGCGCGGGCCGCCCTGA
- the MPL gene encoding thrombopoietin receptor isoform X4, whose translation MLGGSKATPVLHTSASWGCPLFPDNSNRHPCASKATGAWDGAPAGHDAPVHPCINREGSLLSGAEKPTAPQPLPRLGFQHPPLLRTTHPHTSPEALSLSPGRCSSLSCFRAPSGVSRAGVLPADRRAPSPPPTAGLFWDVCLSQRTPRAEEGGEQWGWPAGSPAASQDPGASQQPARVPCPSPPCQAGGGHLWHVHVRSHAHAAPDAALLAGVPEDILCFSRSFEDLTCFWDEEEEEAASGMCHFYYWYSRDAPTACAVSTWRRAAGGMRHVCVFPSQDVRLFTQLHLCVLDAITNQAKYQRKLSVDAVGLIAPPGNITARWAGAAGQLCVSWQPPLGDYLNFFLYEVQCCPASSPEMPCSTMLDPGGQQPGDPSSQPAISTHAPTAGGATASLGAGQRLVQANTWVVLRDLRPGVRYHIQVRSKPDGTSMDGVWGPWSQAVAAETPRSSGDIGLSCSTPDLQHVRCEWSWDPAEPHGSHQLFYRPPPSRASTREDAWQRCEEVSVGVQGTHACTFQPRAGSAISILVNVTQPHALPTLSYFKEPFWLHQAVLTDAPQLVQATVSQGQLSLQWLPPLEVLAEQLDYQVRYAVEKSHDWKVLQVPRAARKEVLDLRPGARYHAQVRAQPSGPWYQGSWSAWSKPVVVDAMASAGWIIPSVTVVPLLFTGVLLGLRCTFPSLYSNVKQKLWPPVPDLHRTLGSFLHESSKHGQANTFYKQPPEEAVLPCLLEVLPGPRGEPGAPPPPPPEHAAGRLPGTDIANQSYLLMSGWEPRGPP comes from the exons ATGCTGGGGGGCAGCAAGGCCACCCCTGTGCTTCACACATCTGCATCTTGGGGCTGTCCACTTTTCCCTGACAACAGCAACAGGCACCCATGTGCCAGCAAAGCTACTGGTGCTTGGGATGGAGCTCCTGCAGGTCATGATGCTCCAGTTCATCCCTGCATCAACAGGGAGGGCAGCTTGCTAAGTGGGGCAGAGAAACCCACAGCCCCCCAACCACTCCCCAGGCTGGGGTTTCAGCATCCCCCCCTGCTCAGGaccacacacccccacaccaGCCCCGAggctctttccctctccccgGGGCGCTGCTCCTCCTTATCTTGCTTCCGCGCACCTTCCGGCgtgagcagggcaggggtgcTTCCCGCCGATCGCCGGGCCCCGAGCCCCCCTCCGACCGCAGGGCTATTTTGGGATGTTTGTTTGTCCCAAAGGACCCCACGTGCTGAGGAGGGTGGGGAGCAGTGGGGCTGGCCGGCAGggagccctgctgccagccaggacCCCGGTGCAAGCCAGCAGCCAGCACGCGTGCCGTGTCCCTCCCCACCGTGCCAAGCTGGTGGAGGGCACCTGTGGCACGTCCACGTCCGCAGCCATGCCCACGCTGCCCCAG ACGCTGCACTGTTGGCGGGGGTGCCTGAGGACATCCTCTGCTTCTCCCGCTCCTTTGAGGACCTCACCTGCTTCtgggatgaagaggaggaggaggcggcgagCGGGATGTGCCACTTCTACTACTGGTACAGCAG GGATGCGCCCACGGCATGCGCAGTGTCCACATGGCGCCGTGCAGCTGGTGGGATGCGGCATGTCTGCGTCTTCCCCAGCCAGGACGTGCGGCTCTTCACCCAGCTCCACCTCTGCGTCCTGGATGCCATCACCAACCAGGCCAAGTACCAGCGGAAGCTCAGCGTGGATGCGGTGG GTCTCATCGCCCCCCCGGGAAACATCACGGCccgctgggctggggctgcagggcagctctgcGTGTCGTGGCAGCCACCACTTGGCGACTACCTGAACTTCTTCCTCTACGAGGTGcagtgctgccctgccagctccccagAGATGCCCTGCAGCACCATGTTGGACCCCGgtgggcagcagcctggggatccctccagccagccagccatcaGCACCCACGCACCCACGGCTGGGGGagccacagcctccctgggcgCGGGGCAG AGACTGGTCCAGGCCAACACCTGGGTGGTCCTCCGGGACCTGCGGCCAGGGGTGAGGTACCACATCCAGGTACGCAGCAAGCCTGATGGCACCTCCATGGACGGCGTCTGGGGGCCCTGGTCGCAGGCAGTGGCTGCAGAGACACCCCGCTCCTCTG GAGACATcgggctgagctgcagcacccCTGACCTGCAGCACGTGCGCTGTGAGTGGAGCTGGGACCCTGCAGAGCCCCACGGCTCCCACCAGCTCTTCTACCGTCCGCCTCCAAGCAGGGCCAGCACAAG GGAAGACGCGTGGCAGCGGTGCGAGGAGGTGAGCGTGGGGGTGCAAGGCACCCACGCCTGCACCTTccagcccagggctggcagcgCTATCTCCATCCTGGTGAATGTCACCCAGCCCCACGCGCTGCCCACGCTCAGCTACTTTAAGGAGCCCTTCTGGCTGCACCAGGCCG TGCTCACAGATGCCCCGCAGCTTGTGCAGGCGACGGTGTCACAGGGCCAGCTGAGCCTGCAGTGGCTGCCGCCCCTGGaggtgctggcagagcagctggaCTACCAGGTCCGCTATGCCGTGGAGAAGAGCCATGACTGGAAG GTCCTACAGGTCCCGCGGGCAGCCAGGAAAGAAGTCCTGGACCTACGGCCAGGCGCCCGCTACCATGCCCAGGTGCGGGCCCAGCCCAGCGGGCCGTGGTACCAGGGCAGCTGGAGCGCCTGGTCCAAACCTGTCGTGGTCGACGCCATGGCCAGCGCGG GCTGGATCATCCCGAGTGTTACGGTGGTGCCGCTGCTCTTCACAGGAGTGCTCCTGGGGCTGCGGtgcaccttcccttccctctacAG CAACGTGAAGCAGAAGCTCTGGCCCCCCGTCCCCGACCTGCACCGCACGCTGGGCAGCTTCCTCCACGAAAGCAGCAAGCACGGCCAG GCCAACACCTTCTACAAGCAGCCGCCGGAGGAGGCcgtcctgccctgcctgctggagGTGCTGCCCGGCccgcggggggagccgggcgcgccgccgccgcctccgccggaGCACGCTGCCGGCCGCCTGCCCGGCACCGACATCGCCAACCAGTCCTACCTGCTCATGAGCGGCTGGGAGCCGCGCGGGCCGCCCTGA
- the MPL gene encoding thrombopoietin receptor isoform X7, producing MAACLHQGWLLSLLPAVLLSLRSPPAAPEPVTSQDAALLAGVPEDILCFSRSFEDLTCFWDEEEEEAASGMCHFYYWYSRDAPTACAVSTWRRAAGGMRHVCVFPSQDVRLFTQLHLCVLDAITNQAKYQRKLSVDAVGLIAPPGNITARWAGAAGQLCVSWQPPLGDYLNFFLYEVQCCPASSPEMPCSTMLDPGGQQPGDPSSQPAISTHAPTAGGATASLGAGQRLVQANTWVVLRDLRPGVRYHIQVRSKPDGTSMDGVWGPWSQAVAAETPRSSGERPSPPPGCWRAPTPGAARGGGPGVGEVQHPGFGGPRRSSSLPALALACPGDIGLSCSTPDLQHVRCEWSWDPAEPHGSHQLFYRPPPSRASTREDAWQRCEEVSVGVQGTHACTFQPRAGSAISILVNVTQPHALPTLSYFKEPFWLHQAVLTDAPQLVQATVSQGQLSLQWLPPLEVLAEQLDYQVRYAVEKSHDWKVLQVPRAARKEVLDLRPGARYHAQVRAQPSGPWYQGSWSAWSKPVVVDAMASAGWIIPSVTVVPLLFTGVLLGLRCTFPSLYSNVKQKLWPPVPDLHRTLGSFLHESSKHGQANTFYKQPPEEAVLPCLLEVLPGPRGEPGAPPPPPPEHAAGRLPGTDIANQSYLLMSGWEPRGPP from the exons ATGGCAGCCTGCCTGCATCAGGGCTGGCTGCTCTCGCTGCTCcctgctgtcctgctcagcCTCCGTAGCCCTCCAGCGGCCCCTGAGCCGGTGACATCCCAAG ACGCTGCACTGTTGGCGGGGGTGCCTGAGGACATCCTCTGCTTCTCCCGCTCCTTTGAGGACCTCACCTGCTTCtgggatgaagaggaggaggaggcggcgagCGGGATGTGCCACTTCTACTACTGGTACAGCAG GGATGCGCCCACGGCATGCGCAGTGTCCACATGGCGCCGTGCAGCTGGTGGGATGCGGCATGTCTGCGTCTTCCCCAGCCAGGACGTGCGGCTCTTCACCCAGCTCCACCTCTGCGTCCTGGATGCCATCACCAACCAGGCCAAGTACCAGCGGAAGCTCAGCGTGGATGCGGTGG GTCTCATCGCCCCCCCGGGAAACATCACGGCccgctgggctggggctgcagggcagctctgcGTGTCGTGGCAGCCACCACTTGGCGACTACCTGAACTTCTTCCTCTACGAGGTGcagtgctgccctgccagctccccagAGATGCCCTGCAGCACCATGTTGGACCCCGgtgggcagcagcctggggatccctccagccagccagccatcaGCACCCACGCACCCACGGCTGGGGGagccacagcctccctgggcgCGGGGCAG AGACTGGTCCAGGCCAACACCTGGGTGGTCCTCCGGGACCTGCGGCCAGGGGTGAGGTACCACATCCAGGTACGCAGCAAGCCTGATGGCACCTCCATGGACGGCGTCTGGGGGCCCTGGTCGCAGGCAGTGGCTGCAGAGACACCCCGCTCCTCTGGTGAGCGGCCATCCCCACCGCCAGGGTGCTGGCGGGCACCCACACCTGGGGCTGCGAGGGGTGGGGGTCCTGGGGTAGGTGAGGTGCAGCACCCAGGTTTTGGGGGGCCAAGGCGaagcagctccctccctgccctggctctTGCCTGCCCAGGAGACATcgggctgagctgcagcacccCTGACCTGCAGCACGTGCGCTGTGAGTGGAGCTGGGACCCTGCAGAGCCCCACGGCTCCCACCAGCTCTTCTACCGTCCGCCTCCAAGCAGGGCCAGCACAAG GGAAGACGCGTGGCAGCGGTGCGAGGAGGTGAGCGTGGGGGTGCAAGGCACCCACGCCTGCACCTTccagcccagggctggcagcgCTATCTCCATCCTGGTGAATGTCACCCAGCCCCACGCGCTGCCCACGCTCAGCTACTTTAAGGAGCCCTTCTGGCTGCACCAGGCCG TGCTCACAGATGCCCCGCAGCTTGTGCAGGCGACGGTGTCACAGGGCCAGCTGAGCCTGCAGTGGCTGCCGCCCCTGGaggtgctggcagagcagctggaCTACCAGGTCCGCTATGCCGTGGAGAAGAGCCATGACTGGAAG GTCCTACAGGTCCCGCGGGCAGCCAGGAAAGAAGTCCTGGACCTACGGCCAGGCGCCCGCTACCATGCCCAGGTGCGGGCCCAGCCCAGCGGGCCGTGGTACCAGGGCAGCTGGAGCGCCTGGTCCAAACCTGTCGTGGTCGACGCCATGGCCAGCGCGG GCTGGATCATCCCGAGTGTTACGGTGGTGCCGCTGCTCTTCACAGGAGTGCTCCTGGGGCTGCGGtgcaccttcccttccctctacAG CAACGTGAAGCAGAAGCTCTGGCCCCCCGTCCCCGACCTGCACCGCACGCTGGGCAGCTTCCTCCACGAAAGCAGCAAGCACGGCCAG GCCAACACCTTCTACAAGCAGCCGCCGGAGGAGGCcgtcctgccctgcctgctggagGTGCTGCCCGGCccgcggggggagccgggcgcgccgccgccgcctccgccggaGCACGCTGCCGGCCGCCTGCCCGGCACCGACATCGCCAACCAGTCCTACCTGCTCATGAGCGGCTGGGAGCCGCGCGGGCCGCCCTGA
- the MPL gene encoding thrombopoietin receptor isoform X6 gives MGPRATKLLGPGHPIPCRWELGTSWNRHEAWDAALLAGVPEDILCFSRSFEDLTCFWDEEEEEAASGMCHFYYWYSRDAPTACAVSTWRRAAGGMRHVCVFPSQDVRLFTQLHLCVLDAITNQAKYQRKLSVDAVGAGSTLHTRHGCSPGGPLGVPQQDWGVPRWGLPQEGKRPGTFPAGLIAPPGNITARWAGAAGQLCVSWQPPLGDYLNFFLYEVQCCPASSPEMPCSTMLDPGGQQPGDPSSQPAISTHAPTAGGATASLGAGQRLVQANTWVVLRDLRPGVRYHIQVRSKPDGTSMDGVWGPWSQAVAAETPRSSGDIGLSCSTPDLQHVRCEWSWDPAEPHGSHQLFYRPPPSRASTREDAWQRCEEVSVGVQGTHACTFQPRAGSAISILVNVTQPHALPTLSYFKEPFWLHQAGESQRHRGPCPCPCLPGGGRSVLCPVPCNTSPSPTVLTDAPQLVQATVSQGQLSLQWLPPLEVLAEQLDYQVRYAVEKSHDWKVLQVPRAARKEVLDLRPGARYHAQVRAQPSGPWYQGSWSAWSKPVVVDAMASAGWIIPSVTVVPLLFTGVLLGLRCTFPSLYSNVKQKLWPPVPDLHRTLGSFLHESSKHGQANTFYKQPPEEAVLPCLLEVLPGPRGEPGAPPPPPPEHAAGRLPGTDIANQSYLLMSGWEPRGPP, from the exons ATGGGTCCCCGTGCTACCAAGCTGCTGGGACCTGGCCACCCTATCCCCTGTCGCTGGGAATTGGGGACGTCATGGAACCGGCATGAggcctggg ACGCTGCACTGTTGGCGGGGGTGCCTGAGGACATCCTCTGCTTCTCCCGCTCCTTTGAGGACCTCACCTGCTTCtgggatgaagaggaggaggaggcggcgagCGGGATGTGCCACTTCTACTACTGGTACAGCAG GGATGCGCCCACGGCATGCGCAGTGTCCACATGGCGCCGTGCAGCTGGTGGGATGCGGCATGTCTGCGTCTTCCCCAGCCAGGACGTGCGGCTCTTCACCCAGCTCCACCTCTGCGTCCTGGATGCCATCACCAACCAGGCCAAGTACCAGCGGAAGCTCAGCGTGGATGCGGTGG gggctggcagcaccctgCACACCAGGCATGGATGCAGTCCTGGGGGACCGCTGGGTGTCCCGCAGCAGGACTGGGGGGTGCCCAGATGGGGGCTGCCGCAGGAGGGCAAACGCCCCGGCACATTCCCCGCAGGTCTCATCGCCCCCCCGGGAAACATCACGGCccgctgggctggggctgcagggcagctctgcGTGTCGTGGCAGCCACCACTTGGCGACTACCTGAACTTCTTCCTCTACGAGGTGcagtgctgccctgccagctccccagAGATGCCCTGCAGCACCATGTTGGACCCCGgtgggcagcagcctggggatccctccagccagccagccatcaGCACCCACGCACCCACGGCTGGGGGagccacagcctccctgggcgCGGGGCAG AGACTGGTCCAGGCCAACACCTGGGTGGTCCTCCGGGACCTGCGGCCAGGGGTGAGGTACCACATCCAGGTACGCAGCAAGCCTGATGGCACCTCCATGGACGGCGTCTGGGGGCCCTGGTCGCAGGCAGTGGCTGCAGAGACACCCCGCTCCTCTG GAGACATcgggctgagctgcagcacccCTGACCTGCAGCACGTGCGCTGTGAGTGGAGCTGGGACCCTGCAGAGCCCCACGGCTCCCACCAGCTCTTCTACCGTCCGCCTCCAAGCAGGGCCAGCACAAG GGAAGACGCGTGGCAGCGGTGCGAGGAGGTGAGCGTGGGGGTGCAAGGCACCCACGCCTGCACCTTccagcccagggctggcagcgCTATCTCCATCCTGGTGAATGTCACCCAGCCCCACGCGCTGCCCACGCTCAGCTACTTTAAGGAGCCCTTCTGGCTGCACCAGGCCGGTGAGTCCCAGCGCCACCGTGGCCCCTGCCCTTGCCCATGCCTGCCTGGCGGGGGACGCAGCGTCCTATGTCCCGTTCCATGCAACACGTCCCCGTCGCCAACAGTGCTCACAGATGCCCCGCAGCTTGTGCAGGCGACGGTGTCACAGGGCCAGCTGAGCCTGCAGTGGCTGCCGCCCCTGGaggtgctggcagagcagctggaCTACCAGGTCCGCTATGCCGTGGAGAAGAGCCATGACTGGAAG GTCCTACAGGTCCCGCGGGCAGCCAGGAAAGAAGTCCTGGACCTACGGCCAGGCGCCCGCTACCATGCCCAGGTGCGGGCCCAGCCCAGCGGGCCGTGGTACCAGGGCAGCTGGAGCGCCTGGTCCAAACCTGTCGTGGTCGACGCCATGGCCAGCGCGG GCTGGATCATCCCGAGTGTTACGGTGGTGCCGCTGCTCTTCACAGGAGTGCTCCTGGGGCTGCGGtgcaccttcccttccctctacAG CAACGTGAAGCAGAAGCTCTGGCCCCCCGTCCCCGACCTGCACCGCACGCTGGGCAGCTTCCTCCACGAAAGCAGCAAGCACGGCCAG GCCAACACCTTCTACAAGCAGCCGCCGGAGGAGGCcgtcctgccctgcctgctggagGTGCTGCCCGGCccgcggggggagccgggcgcgccgccgccgcctccgccggaGCACGCTGCCGGCCGCCTGCCCGGCACCGACATCGCCAACCAGTCCTACCTGCTCATGAGCGGCTGGGAGCCGCGCGGGCCGCCCTGA